In the genome of Dromiciops gliroides isolate mDroGli1 chromosome 1, mDroGli1.pri, whole genome shotgun sequence, the window CCTAGGGTGCaacaaatccagtactctttccactggagcactgagaggttaagacaTTTGCCCAGAACGACACTGCCAGCATGTATCAGACAGGGCTTGAGTGGAGGTCGTCCTGATGCCAGGGCCAACCCTCTCTCTTCAGCCGCACCCTCCCTCTCGTTGTTTAAGGCACAGCCCTGCCATCCTCTCATTGTCGAGGCCCCCCATTCTTTGTGGTGTTTGACTGAAAACTTGTGGGTTTCCTCTTCCCTGATCAGGCTACATCCCTGGTGCTACTCTTAGGCCTGCTGACCACACTTAGAGCGGAGGGTGGGATTGGACAGCACAGACAGAAAGGGGCAACATTTATCTGATGCAGCTAGGGAGAAGGTGgaagaaaagtgtgtgtgtgtgtgtgtggggggtacgTAACTGTtctttggaaagggaagaaaggaggtggTGGGGAAGAGGTGACAGGCCAGACAGTTCTTGGGACTGACCAGCAGGTGGTGCACTCAGCCCAGGACAGCTTGGTTGCTGTCTGGAGCTGGGTAGAGAAACGTGTAGAAAGAAGGCTGAATTCTCTCGATTTGGGCTGAGCAGGGGCTGCCTTGTAGAGCTGATGACTTAAGCATGCTGTTCTCATCATGGGTGCTGAGCACTGGGTACCTGTATCATTATCAGCTCAGTTTGGATTTTTCATTCATGGGTTTATTTCACCCCTTCTTGACTTCTGTATGTATTTAACCTGTCCTCCTCCTTGGGATACCTTTTTCTACACCGAGGGTCTTTATTCTGGACTGCCTCTCGCTTCATGTTGTCTAGGCTTGGGTTTCAAAAGCGTCATAGGATTGAAGCTCAAGGAACCTCTTTCTTTTAGTCCTTTCATTTCACCCATGAGAAGTAAGCttaagaatcaggatttgaaccaggtcctgTGATTCTCAGGCCAGTTCTCTTCCCAGGGTGTTTGGCTCTAGGGGTTCCCAAATCCAGGTTGGTGCTGGGTGCCCTTCCTAGCATGACATGGAGactcccattttctctcttctgcaGGATGGAAGACCAGTTTGCAGCACTACATGAGAACCCAGATATGTGAGTGTGCAGAGGGAGAGGGCGGACTTCAGACCCCTCCCCTGCATGCCAGACATCCTTCAGTTTGTGGTTGGGAGGGGCCCTGGGTGAGGgggaggctggggctggggctgccaGGGCTGATGGAGGGGGTCGTCCCATTGCAGAATCATCGCCACCCCTGGGCGTCTGATGCACGTGGCTGTGGAGATGAATCTGAAACTTCAGAGTGTGCAGTATGCTGTCTTTGACGAGGCAGATAGGTGAGGCGGGGCCAGCGGCTCCAGCAGCACGGAGGAGAGGGTTCTTGGGAGGAGAGTTGGGGCTCCCTCGCTTGGCTCCCCTGGCTTGTGTTGGATTCTAGCTGGCAGCACCTCcgtcctcttcccttccccattgtAACAGGCCCCTGTATCCGCACATCTATTGAGTTTGCAGAGAGCCCTTGTGCCTGCGCCCATCTGGGCCTGTCCTTACTGACCCTGGCAGGGTAGagagggcagggaggaggagaCTGAAGGAAGCTGGCCAGGGTTTCTTAGCTATAGCTCTAGAACCCTTTAAGACACAGCTCACACACTGCCTTCCTGATCCCCCAGCTGTCCGCCCCCAGACTCCCCTGTGTGTGACTGTTGTTCATGTCAGGCAGCAAGGGGACACTGAACACCAGACCCACAGTCAGGAAGCTCCAGCCTGTGTGCCCCAGGACAGACAAGGCCTggcctttctcagcctcaggtcctcatttgttaaaaaaaaaaaaggggggggggagataatcCCAGCCCCTCCCTCTGGGATGCTtgtggctcaaatgagatgatgtctgCCTGTGTGTGGATTCTCTGAATACTTAGATGTGTGTGTAGACCCCCAGAGGGGAGGCGTCATTTCCTCCTCTGGCCCAGGTCCGGGCCTGGCTGCGTGCTGGAGGCCTAGCCTCCTcaccctccctgctcccctcccccaggctcTTTGAGATGGGCTTTGCCGAGCAGCTGCAGGAGATCATCAGCCGTCTCCCCGAGGACCACCAGACTGTGCTCTTCTCTGCCACGCTGCCCAAGCTTCTCGTGGAGTTTGCCCGAGCGGGTGAGCAGCCTGCCCACATGCACGCCCCATCTTCACCCTTGTCACACTCCCTTGGGTGGAATGGGAGCCAATGAGAAAGAAGGTTCCTGGGTGAGTGTGGGTGGGCATGGGGTGACCTGCTGAGGCCCCTCCCCGCCCCATCCTTGGGCAGCCCCCTTCGACCTGTCCTCCCCCCAGTTCCCTCCTCACTCCGTGACCTCCCCCAGGTCTCACGGAGCCGGTGCTGATTCGTCTGGATGTGGACACCAAACTCAATGAGCAGCTCAAGGTGAGGTCCTCAGCCCTGCCCAGCCCCTCTCAGGCCTCCGGGGCTTCCTCTGGGCATCTGCAGGGAAGAACAGAGAGGAGCCACCCGAGCCgcccgtggggggggggggggcagaggccTAGTCTAGGCCCAcagatggaaagaacaaccagCCCTTAACCTGCATCAGACCCTTGACAGTGTGCACTTTTTCATGTCTTTTATCCCATTTGAACTTGAGGCCATAGTCCATAATGGATGGGGAACTTGGAcctgggagacctgggttcaagtcctacctctgacacacgctggctggtgaccctgggcaaatcacttaacctttagtGCCCTGGACAGCTCCAGGTGGGAGAGACAATACCCCCCTGCATTGTTAAGGGAGATCCCAGCCCAGGAAATCAGTGGTCAGGGCCTGTGCTCTTGCCTGTCACTATTGATCCTCACAGTCACAGACATGTGGCTTTAGCTCCTCTATCAAAGGgggacactgaggcacagagagggaggTGACTTGGCAGCTGCGGGACGCTCACACTCTCCCCCACATGTCAGATGGCCTTCTTCCACATCCGTGAGGACGACAAGCCCGCCGTGCTCCTCCACCTCCTGCGCACCGTTGTGCGACCCCAGGACCAGACCGTGGTCTTCGTGGCCACAAAGCACCACGCCGAGTACCTCAAAGAGGTGAGCCCTTGGGGAGGCAAGAAAGAGCCGGCCCTTGTCCATATGGAGCAGCAGGGAAGAGTTCCCTGCAGCGCCACCAGGGGGCAGGCATCTCCTCAGCACAGCCTGGCCTGGGATGCTGGGCAGGCACTTACACTGATCTCATTGGccagctttgggggggggggggcggttgatgtgtgtgtgcatgtgtgtgcactgTGCACGTCTAATAAACACACACCACACACTTGCCATGCATGCACACACCTGTGTCACGCGTGCACACAACACGTCAAAACCCATGCTCACTGTTCATGGGTGCCTGCATTTTCTACATGTGTGGTACATGGCACACTCAACATGTCACACCTATACAACACTGCACACATGCATTTATCATGTGTACACACGTCTTAGCTCATGAATGTGCCACATGTGTCTGCATGCCTGCGCCCTGACACACGTTCTGATCTGTGACTGTATTGGCTTCCCCCCCAGTCTTTCTGCCTCCCTGACCCCCGTCAGGGACTGTCTCATGTGTGCATTTGTGTTCCCCCAGTGCAGCTTCTGGTCTGTAACAAGTATCTAGTAAACGTTTGTTGGTTCATTGATTGCTTGGTTTCTTGGGGTCAAAGTAGGAAATGGGGATTCCCGTATCCCTGTCTCTGGCCATCCCcaccatctttccctccctctccctcagctGCTGACCACCGAAGGCGTGTGCTGCACCCACATCTACAGCTCTTTGGACCAGACAGCACGCAAGATCAACCTGGCCAAGTTTGTGCACGGCAAATGTTCAGCCCTCATTGTCACCGATGTGGCTGCCCGGGGCCTGGACATCCCGCTACTGGACAATGTGATCAATTACAACTTCCCTGCCAAGAGCAAGCTCTTCCTGCATCGAGTGGGTGAGCATGAGCTCTGATAGCCCTggcctgacattctgtgttctaaagcccccccacccccaccccagctctcaTGTCCTGTTCTATGAGCCCTCCCaaccctgacatcccctgttctaaggcccctcccagtcctGACCTTCCCTGTTTGGAGGCACCTCCAGCCCtgacattttatattctaaaagCCTGTTGGAGAGTCAGGGTTACCATGGAGGTAGCCAGGGGCCTTACTGAGCCTGGTAGAAGCTGTGATTCATGTGCCCTCTTAGCTTTGCCAAAATGCCCATGTCTGTTTTGTCCTCCCGGCAGCCCTTTGAAACCTCACAGAGCagaaattatccccattttgcatacGGAGAAGCTGAAGTGACGGCCCGAGGGCCCACAGAAAGGGCTGGCTTCTCAGCTGCGTCAGGCCATCCTGATGTCCCCCCTTTAACCCCTTTAATCTCCTTCCTGCAGGGCGTGTGGCCCGGGCGGGCCGAAGTGGCACAGCCTATTCCCTGGTAGCCCCCGATGAAGTCCCCTATGTCTTTGACCTTCACCTCTTCTTGGGCCGCCCGCTCACCCATGCCATCCCCAATGAGAAGCCCTCAGGTAGCTGGGCCAGGGAGGGGCCAGGGGCCTGGGGAGGTTGTTGGGATccaggagtggggaaggaggcccctgccctgcccctctcccctcccccgagAGCTTAGGATGGGACTGGGAGGGAAAAAAGGTCATTTCCAGCCCAGAGCTCCGCGACAGGAGAATGGGGCCTTTGTGGATGGCGTCCTCCCCGGGACAAAGGCTCCTTTCTTCTGCTGGGGCTCTCCGGGCCGCAGGAAGCCCTCCCAGGTGGATAGTGTTCGGTGCTTGACGAGGCCCTGTGTGGCGAGGAAGGAAGCTGAGCCTCCTGGTGGAGGGCAAGGCCCCTGGCTGGCCCCTGCCCAACGCCATGGCCCAGGAAGCACTTGGTCATTTCTCTTGGGGCCAGGTTGTCCGTCAGCCGCAGATGCCACGCTGAGGAATTGGGCCTCAGTCCTAGAGGCACTGGGGAGCCACAGCAGGCTTTTTGAATAGGCACGAGGTAGATGGGATAACATGTCTGAGAAGTGgcctgtcaggaagacctggggcaTGGCCCCACATGGGCCGAGTGGAGGCACAGAGCAGTGCACTGGTGGAGGGATTCTTAGCAGGAGTCTGTACAGTGGTGCCTGCACAGGCCAGGGCTATGTTTGCTAATGCTTGGTGAGTCCTCCCcgctcctcccctctgccttcccCGCCCTCCTCCCTTTGCAGGTGAACTCTTCTCTGAGGGCAAAGATTGTCTTGTTGTTCATGTTTGTACCCCCGGCCCTTAGCTCAGTGccggcacacagtaagcacttacttAATGCTTGACTTCACCCTAAAATcctggagggaaggggggaaggatggaagaaaaagcATGGATTAAGTACCTCCTGGTGCCAGGCACAAGTGCTTTACCAACATGGTCTCCTTTGATCCACACGGCCCCTGGGAGGGGGAGGTGCTGTCATTGCCCTTTCACAGAGGAGcacactgaggcaggcagagggggagtgacttgcccagggtcacacagctaggtgagCTCAGGCATGTCGAGCGCTCCATCCAGTGCACTGCATAGAAGCCAATGTAGTAGCGAAGGAAGGACTGGAGGGGGAGCCTGATCCCCAGAATGTGCCCTCTAGTCTTTGTATCCAACAGGTTACttttacccccctcccccactctgggTTCATCTGTCTGGGCTCCGAAGACATGGAGTGACCCCTGACCCTCCCTCCTGAGATGGTCTAAGAATACAGGAGATTCTCAGACTGAAGAGCTGGAAGGCAGCAAGCTTTCTGTCAGGCCTGAGCAGAGAGCTGGGCAGGAAGAGGCATAGCCAGGAGTGGGGGGAAGCTGGGCCAGCCCAgacccctccccaagatggaggcctggggggggggggcggttcctTTAGGGCCATTCCACCCAGACCTCTTCATTTTGCCCAGGGTCCTTCCACCGTACTATGGTGCCTCTTTATCAGAGAGATTCTATTTTTGTCAGCAGGCATGCATacggtgcctactgtgtgcctggcactgcaCACAGTAGGGGCTGGGGATAGGCAGTCAAAAATCAGTTCTGCCTACAAAGAGTTTGCATCCTGACGGGGGAAGCAAGGGTGTGGAGGAATCAGGACAAACTGTACAAAGTGCTGGAGCCACTAGGACCATCAGGAGAGGGCCACTGGGCTTAATTAGCGATAAGTTAGTAATCACAGCCAGAGTTTCCCTAGAGCTTTAAGGGTGTCCAAGGCACTGTGCAGCGTCTCATccaaacctcacaacaaccctgggaggtctgtgcttttattattcccatttcacagatggggaagctgaggcagacattggtgactgtgacttgcccagggtcatacagattaGCAActgtctggggcaagatttgaacttgctTCTTTGATCCATCAGTGAATGCAGCCAAATGGATGGGGCACTAggattgaagtcagaaagacctgggttccattcctgccccagacactaagtgaccttgggcaaatcacttcccctccgcctgcctcagtttcctcatgggtgGAATGAAGGGGTCGGATCTGGTTGGCTTATGGCTCCCTTCTGGCTCTGGGAGGTGGGAACGAGGAGCTTGGGAGGCGGGTCAGGGATGGGCCTACTCAGTCTCGGCTCTCCCCAGAGCCCAGCCCAGATGGTGTGTTGGGCCGAGTGCCTCGGAGCGTGGTGGACGACGAGGAGTGCCGCCTGATCACAGACCACGACGTCTCCTCGGAGCTCCAGAGCCTGCGACGGGTGGCCGAGAATGCCCACAAGCAGTACGTGCGTTCTCGGCCAGGGCCCTCCCCTGAGTCGATCAAGAGGGCCAAGGAGCTGGACCCCACTCTCCTGGGCCTGCACCCCCTCTTCAGTGAGTCCCCCTCACATTCCCTGGGGGAGAGGGAGCCCTAGACCGGGCAGGGCACTGACGGGCTTCCTCTGCCTGCCTCCAGGCTCCCGGTTTGAGGATGAGGAGCTGCAGAGGATGAAGCTCGTGGACAGCATCAAGAACTACCGATCCCGGACTGTAAGTGGAGACGGCTCGGCCTGGCTGGGGGGGGCTCAGGATGGGTTTAGAGACGGCTCGGCTGCAGGTTGTACCATCCACGTGCTCACCAGTCCAGGCCCCAGAAGTGGCTCAGCGCTCACAGCCGCTTTTCTTCATCCCAGGCTCCTCAGCTTTTACGTTTATAGCTGGACAGGGTCGTAGAGGCCACGGAGGCcaacactcattttacaaatgaggaaactgaggctcagggaattccatgacttgcccaaggacacacactAATGTATCTCCTCCTGGCCCTGCCCAGCGAGGTTTGCCCAggaacaaagattttaaaagaaaataaaaaacacttCAGCAAAAGCAACAAATCGGTTAGCGGAGGCTAATACTGTACGCAGTGTTTCATACCCGTAGGCCTCCCACTGCCTCCGATTTTAAGCTAGAAGAAGCTgctttggagatgaggaaactgaggcacagagcttTAGTGACTTGTCCTAAGTCGCACTCCTTAGTaggagtctgaggcaggatttgaacccaggccctgagGATTCTAGGGCCCTACCCCCATGCCATGTTTTCTCAGCTCTTCTCGAGCACCCCACTTggtctttcattttgtttgtatgttctttctgattcctgtttccttaggcagcctggcaCAGTACCCAGAGAGCTGGTCTGGGGTCAAGTCAGACCTGGGATATGTCCTGGCATTGTGACCCCGCAAAGTCCCTGAGCCTCTCAGGCTCCCCTGGCAGCAGCCTAGACCATAATCCATTagtattgattaagtacctactctgtgccaggcggaacactaagcactggggatccaGATAAAAGAGAGATTAGAGTGGCATGAGTGTAGCCATGTGCAGTCAATCCTGGTGgccttcctggaggagatgggtCTGACACAGCAGCCACCAAAAAGTGGttgccaggggggcagctaggtggcacagtggggaaagcaccggccctggattcaggaggacccgagttcaaaggcggcctcagacacttaacacttactagctgtgtgaccctgggcaagtcacttaacccccattgcctctcaaaaacaaaaaaacccaccaccaccaacaaaaaaaaagtggttgcCAGTGCCAGCCCCATCCTCATCCCGGCCCAGGGATGAGGCAGCAGCAGCACTAAGGGACTTCTGCTCTTCCTGGCCCCCCCAGACCATCTTTGAGATCAACACCAACACCCGGGACCCAGGCAGCCAGGTGATGCGGGCCAAGCGGAAGCGAGACCACAAGGCCATCGCCAAGTTCCAGCGGGTGCAGCAGGAGCGACAGCAGGCACAGCCCGGCCTGGTCCCCCAGCCCCAGAAGAGCCAGGaaccagaggaggaggaggagaacgtAGAGGTACAGATCCAGAGTCCCTGGGGGTGATGAAATGGGGCCTGAGGAGGAGGCCGATCaggacagctgggtggcccagggagacagggaagacctgagttccagttcagcctcagacactccctaactgtgtgaccctgggcaagtcacttcccttctggctgcctcggtttcctcttctgtaagatggggataataatagcacctgtctcccgGGATCGTTACCTCACGTGACCTTTGTGGACCTTAGAGCCGTGTGCAGATCCTAGTTATCATCACCATTACCACTGTTAGGCCTGGCacaaagagggagacagagcGGGATGATTCTTCAGAACGTGCAAGGAGATTCCCAGAGTGTGGGACCACAAGGGCCGGGCTGGGAGGGAGGCGCAAAAGTGCTCTCAGTTCAGTTCCACGTAACCACCGGGAGGCCTTATTTGGGGGCCGGCCTCCCTCAGAATGGGAGGAAGAGGTTCAGGGGGGAACACGGTCTCCACGGCCCCCATGAAGCGCTTAATAACTATGCCATCCGTCTGTCCATCTGTATCCTGCCAGCTGTCTGTCctctcatctgtctgtctgtcctacCCCCCTGCTGATCTGTGTTGGGCATCAGCGGATGCCCAGCGGGGGGAGGAGGCTAGAAAGGTCACTGGGGCACGGCTgaggctgaggcccagagaggacacCCTGGCCCGGCTCACTCAGGAGGCAGGAGTTGAGCCAGGCCTCACACCTGGACCTCACTGGTGTCCCGAGGCAGGGTCCTTTGGCACACACAGACCAAGAGCGGGGTGTTAGACTCTTAAAGGGCAGGGTTAAGCTGGGGGAAGGAAAAACATCCGGGGGGGGGGAGCCAACCAGCCAGTCAGCTTGGCTCTGGTCCTCCTCCCCAGGAT includes:
- the DDX54 gene encoding ATP-dependent RNA helicase DDX54, whose protein sequence is MIRAKARGSRRGRGHGSRQSRDSDMGDSDFEIQPEGGGDALARKPGLGKPLPAFPVSEAASDVEPDTQEMVRAQNKKKKKSGGFQSMGLSYPVFKGIMKKGYKVPTPIQRKTIPVILDGKDVVAMARTGSGKTACFLIPMFEKLKAHSAQAGARALILSPTRELALQTMKFTKELGKFTGLKTALILGGDKMEDQFAALHENPDIIIATPGRLMHVAVEMNLKLQSVQYAVFDEADRLFEMGFAEQLQEIISRLPEDHQTVLFSATLPKLLVEFARAGLTEPVLIRLDVDTKLNEQLKMAFFHIREDDKPAVLLHLLRTVVRPQDQTVVFVATKHHAEYLKELLTTEGVCCTHIYSSLDQTARKINLAKFVHGKCSALIVTDVAARGLDIPLLDNVINYNFPAKSKLFLHRVGRVARAGRSGTAYSLVAPDEVPYVFDLHLFLGRPLTHAIPNEKPSEPSPDGVLGRVPRSVVDDEECRLITDHDVSSELQSLRRVAENAHKQYVRSRPGPSPESIKRAKELDPTLLGLHPLFSSRFEDEELQRMKLVDSIKNYRSRTTIFEINTNTRDPGSQVMRAKRKRDHKAIAKFQRVQQERQQAQPGLVPQPQKSQEPEEEEENVEDVFTEVLGRKRRRPAAPGQEKRRKETPQHRDEDFYIPYRPKDFNSERGLSIGGEGSAFEQQASSAVLDLMGDESHTLTKGRQLLKWDRKKKRFVGNTGQEDKKKIKTESGRYVSSSYKRDLYQKWKQKHKIGDRDSEEEGEAERRGWNQGRGRGRGRGASAGRTPGTSGMSGPRGRVRSELKNKQQILKQRRRAEKQRFLQRGGLKQLSARNRRRAQELRQSAFGRRPGGSRKGKMKKKM